From the Gemmatimonadota bacterium genome, one window contains:
- a CDS encoding CPBP family intramembrane metalloprotease, translated as MNATASDRLAGNPIDSAIEPHSLGKCLFLHIAPGIANVAATLLGFATLWNPSLPPELFIGVLSNIFVLIPMQLGYLYYLAKKRRNPGWSLAGIVVYNRPVSWPRYFVWVPAILVPTAVIFLVFEPVTHGLEAFIGFSVFAKYKIAGVPEFAGLVLFANIALTGILVPITEELYFRGYLLPRMPSQFGRLKPVAHSLLFSIYHFDAPWMIPVRTLGILPLIYTTIHTRSVRPGIVAHCLVNLADFFDAISRRVGR; from the coding sequence GTGAATGCAACTGCATCGGATCGGCTGGCTGGAAACCCGATCGATTCGGCGATTGAGCCTCATTCTCTGGGGAAGTGCCTGTTTCTTCATATCGCTCCCGGCATCGCAAACGTTGCAGCGACCTTGTTGGGATTCGCGACTTTGTGGAACCCGTCATTACCTCCGGAACTATTCATCGGCGTACTCTCCAATATATTCGTGCTGATTCCCATGCAGCTGGGCTACCTCTACTACCTGGCCAAGAAGCGGCGCAACCCCGGGTGGTCGCTCGCAGGCATCGTTGTATACAACCGTCCAGTCTCCTGGCCTCGCTATTTCGTGTGGGTTCCAGCGATCCTGGTGCCGACCGCGGTTATTTTCCTGGTATTTGAGCCGGTAACCCATGGACTTGAAGCGTTCATTGGTTTCAGTGTCTTCGCAAAGTACAAGATTGCTGGAGTTCCGGAGTTCGCAGGGCTCGTTCTATTCGCGAACATCGCGCTCACCGGTATCCTCGTTCCCATAACCGAGGAACTCTATTTCCGTGGGTATCTGCTTCCAAGAATGCCCAGCCAGTTCGGGCGCCTGAAACCCGTCGCACACAGCTTGCTTTTCTCCATATACCATTTTGACGCGCCCTGGATGATTCCAGTTCGAACGTTGGGCATCCTGCCACTCATCTACACAACCATCCACACGCGAAGCGTTCGCCCCGGCATAGTCGCGCACTGCCTGGTCAATCTGGCAGACTTTTTTGATGCCATATCGAGGCGTGTTGGCAGGTAA
- a CDS encoding amino acid permease translates to MSQPHAKPSRPTLRKSLGLFDGITILVGITIGAGIFSAPQIIAGFTGSFTPILWLWIAGGAFIFIGGLVYAELGSRIPDTGGEYMYISRAFGPFAGFMFGWSQLFIIRTSPLAGLAIVTVNYFSYFVEMTNVERIAVALFIILLLTILNYVGVHRAGFYQRLTTVLKVSGLMLLVVLGFTLDYGGENLLGTAVAPTGTLGPVGNIIAAAFMVVFAYMGFERVGYSAGEMKDPRRTIPLTMFVGITAIVLIYVLANLLYHQTLGMEGVRSSSIVASDTAVLLLGPLGAGFIAVTVMISTTGSMNGTFMTATRVYYAMARDGLFFKWLDYIHPVYRTPSRAIIAHAVWGTVILLFRGTFETIMAGMVFAVLIFFGANTLALFRLRRMGVGAEGGYRVPLYPWTPALFLAGIVVLVVLRATFEWYNSLIDLAFIVTGLPFWLIWRKAKR, encoded by the coding sequence ATGTCCCAACCACACGCAAAACCTTCCCGCCCCACGCTGCGCAAGTCCCTCGGGCTCTTCGACGGCATTACCATCCTCGTCGGCATCACCATCGGGGCCGGAATCTTCTCGGCGCCCCAGATCATCGCGGGCTTTACCGGGTCCTTCACGCCTATCCTCTGGCTCTGGATCGCGGGCGGGGCCTTCATTTTCATCGGCGGCCTGGTCTACGCGGAACTGGGCAGCCGGATACCGGACACGGGCGGCGAATACATGTACATCAGCCGCGCTTTCGGTCCCTTTGCCGGGTTCATGTTCGGCTGGTCCCAGCTGTTCATTATCCGCACCAGCCCCCTCGCCGGGCTCGCCATTGTGACCGTCAACTACTTTTCCTATTTCGTCGAAATGACGAACGTCGAACGGATCGCCGTCGCCCTGTTCATCATTCTGCTGCTGACCATACTGAACTACGTGGGCGTTCACCGGGCCGGCTTCTATCAGCGACTGACCACGGTGCTCAAGGTCTCCGGCCTGATGCTCCTCGTTGTGCTTGGATTCACGCTGGATTACGGGGGCGAGAACCTGCTGGGTACCGCCGTGGCGCCGACCGGTACGCTGGGGCCCGTCGGCAATATCATCGCCGCCGCCTTCATGGTGGTCTTCGCCTACATGGGATTCGAACGGGTAGGCTACTCGGCGGGCGAGATGAAGGATCCCAGGCGCACCATTCCACTGACCATGTTCGTGGGGATCACCGCGATCGTCCTGATCTATGTCCTCGCGAATCTCCTTTATCACCAGACCCTCGGCATGGAAGGCGTCCGGTCGAGCAGCATCGTGGCTTCTGACACGGCCGTGCTACTGCTGGGCCCCCTCGGCGCGGGGTTCATCGCCGTTACCGTCATGATCTCCACGACCGGCAGCATGAACGGGACCTTCATGACCGCCACGCGGGTCTATTACGCCATGGCGCGAGATGGACTATTCTTCAAGTGGCTGGACTACATCCATCCCGTGTACCGCACGCCTTCGCGGGCCATCATCGCCCACGCCGTATGGGGAACGGTCATCCTGCTGTTCCGGGGGACCTTCGAGACCATCATGGCGGGGATGGTGTTCGCGGTGCTCATCTTCTTCGGGGCCAACACCCTGGCCCTGTTCAGGCTTCGCCGCATGGGCGTCGGCGCCGAAGGCGGGTACCGGGTGCCGCTCTATCCCTGGACGCCGGCCCTCTTCCTGGCAGGCATCGTCGTTCTCGTCGTGCTGCGCGCCACCTTCGAGTGGTACAACTCGCTGATCGATCTCGCCTTTATTGTTACCGGCCTGCCGTTCTGGTTGATCTGGCGCAAGGCGAAGCGCTAG